The following is a genomic window from Actinomadura sp. WMMB 499.
CCGCGACGACGCTGTCGGACGCCCGGCAGCGGCTCACCTTCTCGACCGTCCGCGACGAGGTGGGCGATCCCGCCGGGCGGCTCACGCAGGCGCTGCAGCGCGAGCGCTCGGCCGGGGTCGCCTTCCTCGCGGGCGGCGACCGGGCCGCGGGCGCGTTCCGCGATCAGGTGGCGGCCACGGACGGGACGGTGGCCGACTTCCAGGAGATGGCGCGCTCGCCGGAGCTCCGCGAGGCCGAGGGGATGCTGCCGCGGCGGCTGCGGACCATCAGCGAGTCGTTCGACGGCCTGCGGGACCTGCGGTCGCGGATCGAGTCCGGGTCGATCACCCCGCTGCAGGTGATCGACGAGTACAGCCGGGTCCTCGACGACACCATGCGCCTCGTGGCGGCGCTCGCGAGCATCGGCGAGGTCTCGATCTACCAGCACAGCAACGCGCTGCTGCAGTCCTACTGGTCGCTCGACTTCATGCTGCGCGAGGACGCGCTGCTGCGCGCCGTCCGGGCGGGCGCCCGGATGGGCACCGCCGAGCGCGCCGCGTTCGCGGGGTGGGCCGCCGAGGGCGGGATGCTGTTCGAGAACGCCCGCACCGGTGTCGACGGAGAGGTGGCGCGGCTCGTCCAGAGGTTCGCCGAGTCCGAGGCCTACACCGCCTACCGGGCGCTGGAGGACCGGGTGGTGCGCGCCGGGACCGCGCCGGCCGCTTCCGAATGGCGGACCACGGTGGACGCGGCGCTGCCCCCGTGGCAGGTGATGGCCGAGGAGGCGGGCTACGCGCTGCAGACCGAGGAGGTCGATCCCGCGAGCCAGCGGGTCATGCTGCGCTTCTACCTCGCGGGCGGGCTCGGCCTGCTGGCCGTCGCCGTGTCGGTGGCGCTGTCCCTGGTGTTCGCCCGCCGGATCGCGGGCGAGCTGCGCAGCCTGCAGCGGACGGCGCAGCAGCTCGCCCACGAGCGGCTGCCGAGCGTCGTGGCGCGGCTGCGGCGGGGCGACAAGGTCGACGTCGAGGCGGAGACGCCCCGGCCCGCCGCCGCCCGGACGACCGAGATCGTCGCGGTCGGCGAGGCGTTCGACGCCGTGCAGCGCACCGCGATCGGCACCGCGGTCGGCGAGGCGGAGCTGCGCGAGAACATCAACCGCGTCTTCGTGAGCCTGTCGTGGCGGAGCCAGTCGCTGCTGCAGCGCCAGTTGCGGCTGCTCGACGAGATGGAGCGCGGCGCGTCCAGCCCGGAGGAGCTGGAGAAGCTGTTCCGCCTCGACCACCTCACCACCCGCATGCGGCGCCACGCCGAGGGCCTGGTGATCCTGTCCGGCTCGCCGACCGTCCGGGCGTGGGACCAGCCGGTCGACGCCGAGGACGTGGCCCGCGCCGCGGTCGCCGAGGTGGAGGACTACACGCGGGTCGAGGTCGCGGCGGTGTCGTCGGCCGCGGTCCACGGCGCCGTCGTCGCCGACGTCATCCACCTGCTGGCCGAGCTGATCGAGAACGCCACCGCCTACTCGCCGCCGACCACCGAGGTCACCGTGAAGATCGAGCGGGTGGCCAACGGGCTGGCGGTCGAGGTGATCGACCGCGGGGTGGGCCTGCACCCCGACGAGCTGGCGGAGCTGAACCGGCGGGTGGCCGACGCGGTGGAGTTCGACCTGGCCGACGACACCGACCGGCTCGGCCTGTTCGTGGTGTCCCGGCTCGCGGCCCGGCACGGGACCCGGGTGGTGCTGCAACCGTCCCCGTACGGCGGCACGACGGCGGTCGTGCTGCTGCCGAACGGGCTGCTCGCGGCCGACGAGCCCCAGACGGCGGCGAGCCTCCAGGCCGCCGCGGGGCCGCCCCCCGTGGAGGCCCCGCACCGCTTCGGGCGCAGGCTGGACCGCCCGCGCCGTCCCGCGGTGTCGGCCCCGCCCGCATCCGGGCCCGGCGACACCGCCGGGCCGCCGCCGCGGCGGCCCGAGCCGGCCGGGGGGCCGCCGCCGGTGTTCGAGCCGCCGGCCCCGCCGGAAGCCCCGCCGGTGTTCGAGCCGCCCTCCCGGCCCGAGCCCGCGCCCGAGTCCATGCCGTTGGGAGCGCCCGTGCACGACCCGTCCGCGGCCCCCGGCGACCCCGAGCCGAGCGAGACGACGGGCCGCCTGCCGAAGCGGATCCGGCAGCGGAACCTGGCCCCGCAACTGCGCGGACGCCCGCAGGGCCGGCACGCGGCCGCCGCGGCGTCCGGTGCGCCCGAGGGGCCGGGAGAGCCGGTGGAGGAGGAACCGGATCCCGAGTCCAGCCGGGCACTGATGGCCTCGCTGCAGTCCGGCTGGATGCGCGGCCGCGAGGAGCACGAGGAGCACGAGGCGGACGGCCCCGGCGGCCCGGCCGACGATGATCCGCGGAACGGATGGAGATGATCATGAATCCTGCGACCCGGGCGTCCGGCGAGCTGGACTGGCTGCTGGACGACCTGGTGAATCGCGTCGGCGAGGTGCACCAGGCGGTGCTGCTGTCCCGCGACGGGCTGGTCATGGGCGCCTCCGGCGGCGTCAGCCGCACGGACGCCGAGTTCCTGGCGGCGCTGTCGTCCGGCTTCAACAGCCTGGCCACCGGTGCGCGCGACCATTTCCGGGCGGCCCAGGTGCGGCAGACGCTCGTGGAGATGGACGGTCGGCTCTTCTTCGTCATCCCGGCCGCCGAGGGAAGCTGCCTGGCGGTGCTGAGCGAGGCGGGCGGCAACGCGGGCCTCGTCGCCTACGAGACCGCCATGCTGATCAAGCGGCTCCGGCGGCAGCTGGCGGCGGCGCCGCGCGGTGCGGGTCCGGGGACCGCGGGTCCGGGGGCCGCCGGTCCGGGGCCCGGCGGGCGGGTGTGAGCCGAGCCCGATGACCTCCCCTCCCCACGAGCGCACGGCGGCCGCGGGGCCGTCCCGGGACGCCGACGACGTCCCCCTGCACACGCTGAAGATCCTGGTGGCCGGCGGATTCGGGGTCGGCAAGACCACGCTCGTCGGCGCGGTCAGCGAGGTGCGCCCGCTGCGCACCGAGGAGACCCTCACCGACGTCTCCACCGGCGTCGACGACCTGCGCGGCGTCGAGGCCAAGACCACGACGACCGTCGCGATGGACTTCGGCCGCATCACCCTGTCCGGCGGCGTGCGGCTGTACCTGTTCGGGACGCCCGGCCAGGAGCGGTTCTGGTTCATGTGGGACCAGATCTCCTACGGGGCGGTGGGCGCCGTCGTCCTGGTGGACACCCGGCGGCTGGAGAGCAGCTTCTCCGCGATCGACTTCTTCGAGCAGCGGGAGATCCCGTTCATCGTGGTCGCGAACCGGTTCGAGGGCGCCGGCCGGCATCCGGAGGCGGAGCTGCGGGAGGCGCTGGACGTCGACCCGGACGTGCCGATCGTCGAGTGCGACGTGCGCGGCCGCACCGCCGCCCGGGACGTCCTGGTGCTGCTCGTCGAGCACGCGATCACCGCGCGACCATCAGATTCTCACTAGTGGTATTGGCATTCTCATTTTTCGAAAGTAACGTATCCGTAGCTGAGCGACGTCGTGCGGGCCCCGTCCGGGTACCGCGGGCCGCCGTGGCCGCTCCGGCGGTACCAGTAGTCGGGCCCGGGACGGGGGCCCGCCGGACCAGGGCCGGCACCGGCCCGACCCGGGTCGAACCTTCGGCCCGGACGACATATTTCACGGACGTGTGGAGGCATTGTGCGGGTCGGCGTGATGATCGGGCCGGAGCGGGGCGATTCGGCGAAGAAGGTCGGGCGGATGATCGACGACGTCCTGTGGGCCGAGGAGGCCGGGATGGACACCGCGTGGATCCCGCAGGTGCCGACGGACTTCGACGCCCTGGTCGCGGCGTCCCTGATGGGAGCGCGGACCAGCCGGATCGAGCTCGGGACCGCGGTCGTCCCCCTGCAGGCGCAGCACCCGATCGCACTGGCCCGGCAGGCGCTGTCGGCGCAGGCCGCGGCGGGCGGGCGGCTGACGCTGGGCGTCGGGCCGTCGCACCACTGGATCGTCAGCGACATGCTCGGGCTGCCCTACGAGAAGCCCGCCGCCTACACCCGCGACTACCTGGACGTCCTGGACGTCGCGCTGCGCGGCCCCGGGGACGTCGACGTCGAGAACGGCACGTTCGCCGTGCACAACCCGCTCGGGATCGGCCCGATCGCCCCGCTGCCGGTCATGCTCGCGGCGCTCGGTCCCGTCATGCTGCGGATCGCGGGCGAGCGCGCCGACGGGACCGTCCTGTGGATGGCCGACGAGCGCGCGGTCGCCGACCACGTCGCGCCCCGCATCACCAAGGCCGCGCAGGAGGCCGGACGGCCCGCGCCGCGGATCGTCGCCGGGATCCCGGTGTGCCTCTGCAAGCCGTCGGAGGTGGACGCCGCCCGCGAGCGCGCCGCCCGGATCCTCGGCGAGGCGGAGATCTCCCCGAACTACCAGCGGCTCTTGGACTACGGCGACGCGGCGGACGTCGGGGACCTGTGCGCGGCGGGCGACGAGGAGGCCATCGCGGCGCGGTTCCGGCGGTTCCGCGACGCGGGCGTCACCGACCTGTCGGTGCGGCTGCTGCCGATCGGCGAGGGGCGCGAGCAGCTCGTCGCGTCCAAGCGCCGGACCCGCGAGGTGCTCGCCGGGATCGCGGCGGACCTGAGATGAGCGCCGGGCCGCGGGCCGTGGACCGGGCCCCGGCCCGCCGCCCCGGCTGGGCGGGCGCGGCGGGACGCCGTACCATGGTGAGAATACGATTCTCTTCAGTTGAATGGGAGACTCTCAATGTCGTCCCCTGACACGCGCTCTCCGGGCACCGGGGAGCGGATCGCGCTCGTCTTCGCCGACCCCGAGTCCGGCGGCGACCGCGAGTACAGCGTGGAACGGCTGGACGCGCTGGCGAACGGGCTCGCCGCCACGCTCGCGGACCGGGGCGTGCGGGCGGGGCGGCGGGTGGCGCTCATGTCGTCCAACCGCCCCGAGTTCGTCGTCGCGGTGCAGGCCGTGTGGAAGCTCGGCGCGGCGGTCGTCCTGCTCAGCCCGGCCTGGAAGCGCGCCGAGGTCGAGCACGCCCTGGAGATCACCGGGCCCGCGCACGCGGTCGGCGACCATCCGGTGCTCGCCGAGCTGATGCCGATGCTGCACCTGGACGAGCCCGTCGAGCCCGTCGAGTCCGGCACCTGGAAGGACCCGGAACCGGCCTCGGACGCCGTCCTGGTGTTCAGCTCCGGCACGACCGGCATGCCGAAGGCCGTCCGGCACACGCACGGCTCGTTCGCGGCGGCCGTCCGGCACTGGCGGGACGCCCTCGCGCTGACCGACCGCGACCGCATCCAGATCACGACGCCGCCCTCGCACATCCTCGGGCTGCTCAACATCGTCACCGCGCTGGACGTCGGCGCCCGGCTGCGGCTGCACCGCCGGTTCGACCTCGACCGGATGCTCCACCACATCCAGGAGGATCGCGTCACCGTCGAGATGGCCGTCGCCCCCATCGCGCTGGCGCTCGCGAACCACCCCGGCCTGGAGTCCTACGACCTGTCGTCGCTGCGGTTCATCATGTGGGGCGCCACGCCGGTCACGCCCAGCGTCGCCGAGACCGTCACCCGGCGGACGGGCGTCGGCTGGGTGCCCGCGTACGGGGCCAGCGAGCTCCCGGTCATCACCTGCAACCCCCTCGACGGCGCCCGGCTGGACAGCGCGGGCCGCGCCGTGCCCGGCGTGACGCTGCGCGCCGTCTCGCTGGAGACCGGGGAGCCGGTCGCCCCGGGCGAGGTCGGCGAGATCCAGGCGAAGGCCGAGTCGCTGATGGCCGGCTACCTGCCGGACGAGGCGACCGCCGAGGGCTTCCACGACGGCTGGTACCGCACCGGCGACGTCGGGCGCATCGACGCGGACGGCTGGCTGACGCTCACCGACCGGTCCAAGGAAATGATCAAGGTGCGGGGGTTCCAGGTCGCGCCCGCCGAGATCGAGGGCGTGCTGCACGGCCATCCCGGCGTCGCCGACTGCGCCGTCTTCGGGGTGCCCGACGAGGCGGACGGCGAGGCGATCATCGCGGCGGTCACCGCGCAGGGGACCCCGCCCGAGCCCGCCGACCTGATCGCCCACGTCGGCGAGCGGCTCGCGGGCTACAAGCGCCCGCGCCGCGTCGTGGTCGTGCCCGAGATCCCCCGCCTGCCCTCCGGCAAGGTGCTGCGCCGAGTACTCAAGGAGCGTCATGGACGCGCGACTGACCACTGAACAGCGCGAGCTGCGGGACGCGGCCGCGCGGCTGGCGGACGACCTCGGCCCCGGCTCCGTCCAGGACCTGGCCGACGCCGACCGCGCCGCCCGGCTGGAGAAGGCGGTCGCCGCCACCGGCTGGCGGACGCTGCGCTCCGACGGCGCGTCGGGCGTGGAGGTCGCGCTCGTCGCCGAGGAGTTCGCCCGCGGGCTGGTCGACGTCCCGTTCGCGGGGCCCGTGCTGGCCGATGACCTGCGCTCCGCCGCCGACCTGCCCGCCGCCGACGGGGCCGAGGCGGCCACGATCGCCGTGGACGTCACGTCCGGGAAGGCCGCCGGGACGCTCGAGGCCGTGGACGCGGCGGGTGCCGGACGGGCCTTCGCCGTCCGGGACCGCCGGATCCTCGCCGGCCCCGTCGGCGACACCCTCCCGGAAGTCGACCTCACCCGGCGGAGCGCCGAGGTCGGCGAGCTGGAGCCGGTGGGCGAACTGGACCCGGAGGCCGCCGGGCGGCGGCTGGCGCTGGCGCTGGCCGTCACCTCCGCCGACCTCGTCGGGACGGCGCGCGGCGCGCTCGCGCTCGCGGTCGAGTACGCCGGGGTCCGCGAGCAGTACGGGAAGGCGATCGGCACCTACCAGGCGGTCGCGCACCCGCTCGCCGAGGGGCTCGCGCTGATCGAGGGCTCGGTCAGCGTGCTGCGGCACGCGGCCTGGGCCGTCGACGAGCTGACCGCCGACGAGGCGCTGCGCGCCGCCCGGATCGCGAAGATCTACTGCGCGCGGGCCGCGCGGACCGTCTGCGAGACCGCGGTGCAGGTGCACGGCGGCATCGGCAACACCTGGGAGTGCCTCGTGCACGTGTACCTGCGGCGGGCCCTGACGTCCACCGAGCTGTTCCCCGTGCGACTGGAGGAGATCGACCTTGGACTTTCGTGACTCGCCGGAGGAGGCGGCCTTCCGCGCCCGGCTCCGCGACTGGCTGGCCGAACGCGCCGGGACGTTCCCGACCTCGGGGGACGAGTACTGGCGGCGCGCGGGCGAATGGCACCGGACCCTGTACGCGGGAGGGTTCTTCGGCCTGTCGTGGCCGAAGGAGTACGGCGGGCACGAGCTGCCGTCCGTCTACGACGTGATCCTCGACGAGGAGCTGGCCCGCGCGGGCGCGCCGCCCCGGCCGAGCCTCGGCTACCTGGTGCAGGGGCTGGGGCGGCACGGCAGCGAGGAGCTGCGGCGCGCGTTCCTGCCCGGGATGATCGACGGGACCGAGCGCTGGTGCCAGGGGTTCAGCGAGCCCGGCGCCGGATCGGACCTCGCGTCCCTGACCACTACCGCGACCCGCGACGGCGACGAGTTCGTCATCAGCGGGCACAAGATCTGGACGAGCTACTCCGACGTCGCGGACTGGTGCCTGCTGCTCGCCCGCACGGACCCGGACGTGCCGCGCCACAAGGGGCTGACGGGGTTCATCGTCTCCATGGACCAGCCCGGCATCGAGCAGCGGCCCCTGACGATGATGAGCGGCGTCAGCACCGAGTTCGGCCAGGTCGTCTTCGACGGGGCGCGGGTGCCCGCGAGCCGGATGGTCGGCGCGCCCGGCGAGGGCTGGGCGCTGGCCATGACGATCGTCGGGCACGAGCGCGAGCCCGCCGAGCTGGGCTTCTCGGCCCGGTACGGCAAGCTCGTCCGCGAGCTGGCCGCCCGGACGGACGACGGCGCCACCGGCGGCACCGCGCGGGACGAACTCGCGTGGGCCGCGGTCCAGACGGAGATGCTGCGGCTGCACGTCCGGCGCCGGCTGTCGGAACGGCTCGACGGCGTCTCGCACGGCCCCGAGGGCTCGCTCGACAAGCTGCTCATGACGTGGGTCGAGCAGTCGGTCGGGCACGCGGCGCTGGCCGTCGCCGGCACCCGGGACGCCGAGATGCTGCACGCCTACCTCTACAGCCGCGCGCAGAGCGTGATGGGCGGCACTTCGCAGATCCAGAAGAACATCATCGCCCAGCGCATCCTGCGCCTGCCCGTCTGAGCCCGGCCCGTCCGGGCCCGCCGAGCCCGGCCGGTCCGGCCCCTGCCCGTCCGATGCGAGGAGCCCGCCATGTACGACCTGCCCGACGAGATCGAGGTCACCGCCGACGGTCCCCTGCGGATCATCACGCTGAACCGGCCGGACGATCTCAACGCCGTCAACGATCCCCTGCACGAGGGCCTGGCGCGCCTGTGGCCCCGGCTCGCCGCGGACCGGGACGCCCGCGCCGCCGTCCTGACCGGGCGCGGCCGGGCCTTCTCGGCGGGCGGCGACTTCGCCTACCTGCGGGAGCTGCGCGGCGACCCCGAGCTGCGCGCCAAGTCGCTGGCCGACGGCCGCGACATCGTCCTCGGCATGGCGCGCTGCCGGGTGCCGGTCGTCGCGGCGGTGAACGGCCCGGCCGTGGGGCTCGGCTGCAGCCTGGTCGCGCTGAGCGACGTCGTGTACATGGGGGAGAAGGCGCACCTCGCCGACCCGCACGTCCAGGTCGGCC
Proteins encoded in this region:
- a CDS encoding LLM class F420-dependent oxidoreductase; translation: MRVGVMIGPERGDSAKKVGRMIDDVLWAEEAGMDTAWIPQVPTDFDALVAASLMGARTSRIELGTAVVPLQAQHPIALARQALSAQAAAGGRLTLGVGPSHHWIVSDMLGLPYEKPAAYTRDYLDVLDVALRGPGDVDVENGTFAVHNPLGIGPIAPLPVMLAALGPVMLRIAGERADGTVLWMADERAVADHVAPRITKAAQEAGRPAPRIVAGIPVCLCKPSEVDAARERAARILGEAEISPNYQRLLDYGDAADVGDLCAAGDEEAIAARFRRFRDAGVTDLSVRLLPIGEGREQLVASKRRTREVLAGIAADLR
- a CDS encoding acyl-CoA dehydrogenase family protein; protein product: MDFRDSPEEAAFRARLRDWLAERAGTFPTSGDEYWRRAGEWHRTLYAGGFFGLSWPKEYGGHELPSVYDVILDEELARAGAPPRPSLGYLVQGLGRHGSEELRRAFLPGMIDGTERWCQGFSEPGAGSDLASLTTTATRDGDEFVISGHKIWTSYSDVADWCLLLARTDPDVPRHKGLTGFIVSMDQPGIEQRPLTMMSGVSTEFGQVVFDGARVPASRMVGAPGEGWALAMTIVGHEREPAELGFSARYGKLVRELAARTDDGATGGTARDELAWAAVQTEMLRLHVRRRLSERLDGVSHGPEGSLDKLLMTWVEQSVGHAALAVAGTRDAEMLHAYLYSRAQSVMGGTSQIQKNIIAQRILRLPV
- a CDS encoding class I adenylate-forming enzyme family protein; protein product: MSSPDTRSPGTGERIALVFADPESGGDREYSVERLDALANGLAATLADRGVRAGRRVALMSSNRPEFVVAVQAVWKLGAAVVLLSPAWKRAEVEHALEITGPAHAVGDHPVLAELMPMLHLDEPVEPVESGTWKDPEPASDAVLVFSSGTTGMPKAVRHTHGSFAAAVRHWRDALALTDRDRIQITTPPSHILGLLNIVTALDVGARLRLHRRFDLDRMLHHIQEDRVTVEMAVAPIALALANHPGLESYDLSSLRFIMWGATPVTPSVAETVTRRTGVGWVPAYGASELPVITCNPLDGARLDSAGRAVPGVTLRAVSLETGEPVAPGEVGEIQAKAESLMAGYLPDEATAEGFHDGWYRTGDVGRIDADGWLTLTDRSKEMIKVRGFQVAPAEIEGVLHGHPGVADCAVFGVPDEADGEAIIAAVTAQGTPPEPADLIAHVGERLAGYKRPRRVVVVPEIPRLPSGKVLRRVLKERHGRATDH
- a CDS encoding enoyl-CoA hydratase/isomerase family protein; this encodes MYDLPDEIEVTADGPLRIITLNRPDDLNAVNDPLHEGLARLWPRLAADRDARAAVLTGRGRAFSAGGDFAYLRELRGDPELRAKSLADGRDIVLGMARCRVPVVAAVNGPAVGLGCSLVALSDVVYMGEKAHLADPHVQVGLVAADGGPLTWPLHTSLLFAKEYAFTGARIPAQRAREMGLVNHVVEDPVAEALACAKRIAELPRLAVESTKRILNIQLERTIQATLDFALNAEEQSFGTEDFAASMERLARNQK
- a CDS encoding roadblock/LC7 domain-containing protein, with amino-acid sequence MNPATRASGELDWLLDDLVNRVGEVHQAVLLSRDGLVMGASGGVSRTDAEFLAALSSGFNSLATGARDHFRAAQVRQTLVEMDGRLFFVIPAAEGSCLAVLSEAGGNAGLVAYETAMLIKRLRRQLAAAPRGAGPGTAGPGAAGPGPGGRV
- a CDS encoding ATP/GTP-binding protein; protein product: MTSPPHERTAAAGPSRDADDVPLHTLKILVAGGFGVGKTTLVGAVSEVRPLRTEETLTDVSTGVDDLRGVEAKTTTTVAMDFGRITLSGGVRLYLFGTPGQERFWFMWDQISYGAVGAVVLVDTRRLESSFSAIDFFEQREIPFIVVANRFEGAGRHPEAELREALDVDPDVPIVECDVRGRTAARDVLVLLVEHAITARPSDSH
- a CDS encoding acyl-CoA dehydrogenase family protein, which encodes MDARLTTEQRELRDAAARLADDLGPGSVQDLADADRAARLEKAVAATGWRTLRSDGASGVEVALVAEEFARGLVDVPFAGPVLADDLRSAADLPAADGAEAATIAVDVTSGKAAGTLEAVDAAGAGRAFAVRDRRILAGPVGDTLPEVDLTRRSAEVGELEPVGELDPEAAGRRLALALAVTSADLVGTARGALALAVEYAGVREQYGKAIGTYQAVAHPLAEGLALIEGSVSVLRHAAWAVDELTADEALRAARIAKIYCARAARTVCETAVQVHGGIGNTWECLVHVYLRRALTSTELFPVRLEEIDLGLS
- a CDS encoding sensor histidine kinase: MTQAHGSRARLRARPIRRRIALLLAVPLASLLALWAFAAATTLSDARQRLTFSTVRDEVGDPAGRLTQALQRERSAGVAFLAGGDRAAGAFRDQVAATDGTVADFQEMARSPELREAEGMLPRRLRTISESFDGLRDLRSRIESGSITPLQVIDEYSRVLDDTMRLVAALASIGEVSIYQHSNALLQSYWSLDFMLREDALLRAVRAGARMGTAERAAFAGWAAEGGMLFENARTGVDGEVARLVQRFAESEAYTAYRALEDRVVRAGTAPAASEWRTTVDAALPPWQVMAEEAGYALQTEEVDPASQRVMLRFYLAGGLGLLAVAVSVALSLVFARRIAGELRSLQRTAQQLAHERLPSVVARLRRGDKVDVEAETPRPAAARTTEIVAVGEAFDAVQRTAIGTAVGEAELRENINRVFVSLSWRSQSLLQRQLRLLDEMERGASSPEELEKLFRLDHLTTRMRRHAEGLVILSGSPTVRAWDQPVDAEDVARAAVAEVEDYTRVEVAAVSSAAVHGAVVADVIHLLAELIENATAYSPPTTEVTVKIERVANGLAVEVIDRGVGLHPDELAELNRRVADAVEFDLADDTDRLGLFVVSRLAARHGTRVVLQPSPYGGTTAVVLLPNGLLAADEPQTAASLQAAAGPPPVEAPHRFGRRLDRPRRPAVSAPPASGPGDTAGPPPRRPEPAGGPPPVFEPPAPPEAPPVFEPPSRPEPAPESMPLGAPVHDPSAAPGDPEPSETTGRLPKRIRQRNLAPQLRGRPQGRHAAAAASGAPEGPGEPVEEEPDPESSRALMASLQSGWMRGREEHEEHEADGPGGPADDDPRNGWR